One part of the Marinobacterium rhizophilum genome encodes these proteins:
- a CDS encoding DUF1840 domain-containing protein: MLIRFHSEAHADFTMFGDIGKQLIRLTGHSIQVPGAILAADASTALTQLKQALEQPPQPADAQKTTGPDDGEFVPAISLAKRAFPLIEMLGAAARDGKDVLWDYV, from the coding sequence ATGCTGATCAGATTCCACAGCGAGGCCCATGCCGACTTCACCATGTTCGGCGATATCGGCAAACAGCTGATACGCCTGACCGGCCACAGTATCCAGGTGCCGGGGGCCATCCTGGCGGCAGATGCCAGCACGGCGCTGACACAGCTGAAACAGGCGCTGGAGCAGCCGCCACAGCCGGCCGACGCTCAGAAGACAACGGGCCCGGACGACGGAGAGTTCGTACCGGCGATCAGCTTGGCGAAACGGGCGTTTCCGTTAATTGAAATGCTCGGCGCCGCTGCCCGCGACGGCAAGGATGTGCTCTGGGACTACGTCTAG
- a CDS encoding substrate-binding domain-containing protein has translation MKKIQITPAWSFTDEAGNRLDPQLFGLLSAVHQSGKLTAAAAELGISYRHAWNLLNKWADFFGVALVDMQKGRGAWLSPLGEKLLWAEQRVAARLGPQLESLGSELNLEIQQLLEGVKPVLRLHASHGYAVALLPRFAQDLQLDLQYCSPQEALAALNRGACDLAGFHVPTAAISGPLMKNYRRLLKPRSHRIIRFITRNQGLMIKPDNPHGIEGLADLLRSDVRFINRQKDSGTRALLDGLLRDAKLSVRKIRGYELEEYTHSAVAAYIAAGMADAGFGVEAAARQFGLGFVPLATEHYLFVCHRQALNDPKLQRLIDLVSSEAFKSAVAALPGYSPSQCGEVCGIDELFDAATGTQG, from the coding sequence ATGAAAAAAATACAGATAACACCGGCCTGGTCCTTTACCGACGAGGCCGGCAACCGGCTCGACCCTCAGCTGTTCGGCCTGCTCAGCGCCGTGCACCAGAGTGGCAAGCTTACGGCGGCTGCGGCGGAGTTGGGCATTTCCTACCGTCACGCCTGGAACCTGCTCAACAAGTGGGCGGACTTTTTTGGCGTGGCCCTGGTGGACATGCAGAAGGGACGCGGCGCCTGGCTTTCACCCCTGGGGGAGAAGCTGCTCTGGGCCGAACAGCGCGTCGCTGCGCGCCTGGGGCCGCAGCTCGAAAGCCTGGGGTCGGAGCTGAACCTGGAAATTCAGCAGCTGCTGGAGGGGGTAAAGCCGGTGTTGCGGCTGCATGCCAGCCATGGTTATGCGGTGGCATTGCTGCCGCGTTTCGCGCAGGACCTGCAGCTCGACCTGCAGTACTGCAGCCCGCAGGAGGCGCTGGCGGCGCTCAATCGTGGTGCCTGTGATCTGGCCGGCTTTCACGTACCCACGGCGGCGATCAGTGGGCCCCTGATGAAAAATTATCGTCGTTTGCTCAAGCCCCGCAGTCACCGCATCATCCGCTTCATTACCCGAAACCAGGGACTGATGATCAAGCCGGACAATCCCCACGGCATCGAGGGCCTTGCTGACCTGTTGCGCAGCGATGTGCGCTTTATCAACCGCCAGAAGGATTCCGGCACCCGGGCGCTGCTCGACGGCCTGTTGCGCGATGCCAAACTGTCGGTGCGCAAGATCAGGGGTTATGAACTGGAGGAGTACACCCATTCGGCGGTGGCCGCCTATATCGCCGCCGGCATGGCGGATGCGGGCTTTGGGGTCGAGGCGGCGGCGCGCCAGTTTGGCCTGGGGTTTGTGCCGCTGGCCACCGAGCACTACCTGTTCGTGTGCCACCGCCAGGCGTTGAACGATCCCAAGCTGCAGCGCCTGATCGACCTGGTTTCAAGCGAGGCCTTCAAGTCGGCGGTGGCGGCTCTGCCGGGGTATTCGCCCAGCCAGTGCGGTGAGGTCTGCGGTATCGATGAACTCTTTGACGCCGCAACAGGCACGCAGGGCTGA
- a CDS encoding formate dehydrogenase subunit gamma, giving the protein MSGLPQWTPELIQAEIDALKHKPGALLPILHAIQDKFGYVPPEAVPQIGDALQQTRAEVHGVISFYHHFRTAAPGTHTLQICRAEACQSMGSRALEAHAKASLGVDYHGTTADREITLEPVYCLGNCACAPSVRIGDDIHGRVTPEKLDRLVSRMTTRALELK; this is encoded by the coding sequence ATGAGCGGCCTCCCCCAGTGGACCCCCGAGTTGATCCAAGCAGAAATTGACGCCCTGAAACACAAGCCCGGCGCCCTGCTGCCCATCCTGCACGCCATTCAGGACAAGTTTGGCTACGTGCCCCCCGAGGCCGTACCCCAGATCGGCGATGCGCTGCAGCAGACCCGCGCCGAAGTCCACGGCGTGATCAGTTTTTACCACCACTTTCGCACGGCAGCGCCCGGTACTCATACGCTGCAAATCTGTCGCGCCGAAGCCTGCCAGTCCATGGGTTCGCGCGCACTGGAGGCCCACGCCAAGGCCAGCCTGGGTGTCGATTACCACGGCACCACGGCAGATCGCGAGATTACCCTGGAGCCGGTGTACTGCCTGGGCAACTGCGCCTGCGCACCCTCGGTGCGTATCGGTGACGACATCCACGGTCGGGTCACACCCGAGAAGCTGGACCGCCTGGTAAGCCGCATGACCACCCGTGCCCTGGAGTTGAAATAA
- a CDS encoding formate dehydrogenase beta subunit — MTTRIFVPCDTTALAMGADTVAAELAQQARSRGAQVEIIRNGSRGLFWLEPLVEVETPDGRIGFGPVEADDVAALVDAGLFEGNAQHPLALGLVEEIPFLKNQQRLTFARAGITDPVSIEDYRALDGFSGLEKALQLDGQQIVDEIKASGLRGRGGAAFPTGIKWQTVLNAPAEQKYIVCNADEGDSGTFADRMVMECDPYMLIEGMAIAGLAVDATQGYIYLRSEYPVAHRLMNQAIERAYAAGYLGDNLMGSGKRFDLEVRLGAGAYICGEETSLLESLEGKRGLVRAKPPLPAIVGLFGKPTVVNNVLSLAAVPFIMDKGGETYASYGMGRSLGTLPMQLAGNVKRGGLIELAFGATLRQLMEDFGGGTFSGRALRAVQVGGPLGAYLPESQWDTPLDYESFAAVGAVLGHGGVVMFDDTVDMGEQARFSMEFCVVESCGKCTPCRIGSTRGVEVIDRIRANDNRDANLELLADLCDTMVDGSLCAMGGMTPFPVQSVMKHFPEDLQR, encoded by the coding sequence ATGACGACGCGCATTTTTGTCCCCTGCGATACCACAGCACTGGCCATGGGCGCCGACACCGTTGCCGCCGAGCTCGCGCAGCAGGCACGCAGTCGCGGTGCCCAGGTTGAAATCATTCGTAACGGTTCACGCGGCCTGTTCTGGCTCGAACCCCTGGTGGAAGTCGAAACCCCGGACGGGCGTATTGGCTTTGGCCCGGTGGAGGCAGACGATGTCGCCGCCCTGGTGGACGCCGGCCTGTTCGAGGGCAATGCGCAGCATCCGCTCGCCCTGGGCCTGGTCGAGGAGATTCCGTTTCTCAAAAACCAGCAGCGCCTGACCTTCGCCCGCGCCGGTATCACGGACCCTGTATCCATCGAGGATTACCGGGCGCTGGACGGTTTCAGCGGCCTGGAAAAAGCCCTGCAGCTGGATGGCCAGCAGATCGTCGACGAAATCAAGGCCTCTGGCCTGCGCGGGCGCGGCGGTGCGGCCTTCCCCACGGGCATCAAATGGCAGACGGTACTGAACGCACCGGCCGAGCAGAAATACATCGTCTGCAACGCCGACGAAGGCGATTCCGGCACCTTCGCCGACCGCATGGTGATGGAATGCGACCCCTACATGCTGATCGAGGGCATGGCGATTGCGGGCCTTGCGGTCGATGCCACCCAGGGTTACATCTACCTGAGATCCGAATACCCGGTGGCACACCGGCTGATGAACCAGGCTATCGAGCGCGCCTATGCCGCCGGCTACCTGGGTGACAACCTGATGGGCAGCGGCAAGCGCTTCGACCTGGAAGTGCGTCTGGGTGCCGGTGCATACATCTGCGGCGAAGAGACCTCCCTGCTCGAAAGCCTCGAAGGCAAACGTGGCCTGGTGCGTGCCAAGCCGCCACTGCCGGCCATCGTCGGGCTCTTCGGCAAGCCCACCGTGGTCAACAACGTGCTGTCCCTGGCGGCCGTGCCCTTCATCATGGACAAGGGCGGCGAAACCTACGCCAGCTACGGCATGGGGCGCTCGCTGGGCACCCTGCCGATGCAGCTGGCGGGCAACGTCAAGCGTGGCGGCCTGATCGAGCTGGCCTTTGGCGCCACCCTGCGCCAGCTGATGGAAGACTTTGGCGGCGGCACTTTTTCGGGCCGTGCGCTGCGCGCGGTGCAGGTGGGTGGCCCGCTGGGCGCCTACCTGCCCGAAAGCCAGTGGGATACGCCGCTGGACTATGAATCCTTTGCCGCCGTGGGCGCGGTGCTGGGTCATGGCGGCGTGGTGATGTTCGACGATACTGTAGACATGGGCGAGCAGGCGCGGTTCTCGATGGAGTTCTGTGTCGTTGAATCCTGCGGCAAGTGCACCCCCTGCCGTATCGGTTCGACCCGCGGCGTCGAGGTCATCGACCGTATCCGCGCCAACGACAACCGCGACGCCAACCTCGAACTGCTGGCGGACCTCTGCGACACCATGGTGGACGGCTCCCTCTGTGCCATGGGCGGCATGACGCCGTTTCCGGTACAGAGCGTCATGAAGCACTTCCCTGAAGACCTGCAGCGCTAA
- the fdhF gene encoding formate dehydrogenase subunit alpha: protein MLQHFDPSKDYGTPARLSETLVTLEIDGVQVSVPEGTSVMRAASLHDINIPKLCATDNLEAFGSCRLCAVQIEGRRGYPASCTTPAEAGMKVSTQNGKLAKLRRNIMELYISDHPLDCLTCPANGDCELQDMAGAVGLRDVRYGFDGENHLDAETDSSNPYFSFDASKCIVCSRCVRACEDVQGTFALTIEGRGFDSKVAAGQGGDFMSSDCVSCGACVQACPTSTLMEKSVIDAGQPEHSVVTTCAYCGVGCSFKAEMKGDQVIRMVPYKGGDANHGHSCVKGRFAFGYATHADRIKQPMIRDSIDQPWREVSWEEAIGFAARRLKEVQGKYGRESIGGITSSRCTNEETYLVQKLVRAGFRNNNTDTCARVCHSPTGFGLKATLGESAGTQTFDSVMQSDVIIVIGANPTDAHPVFGSLMRKRLREGAELIVADPRKIDLLKTPHLKDAQHLPLRPGTNVALINALAHTIIDEGLEDSAFIASRCDDKGYQAWRSFISDVRNSPEQMESVTGVAAEAVRRAARTYAKAPNGAIYYGLGVTEHSQGSTMVMGIANLALATGNIGREGVGVNPLRGQNNVQGSCDMGSFPHELPGYQHVSDDSARARFEQVWGVTLDDEPGLRIPNMFDSAIAGTFKALYVQGEDIAQSDPNTHHVEAALKSLDCLIVQDIFLNETAKFAHVLLPGSSFLEKNGTFTNAERRINRVRKVMPAIAGKEDWEVTQDLANALGYPMNYSHPSEIMDEIASLTPTFTGVSYDRLEELGSIQWPCNDQHPDGMPTMHVEDFPIGRGQFAITEYVATEERTNRRFPLLLTTGRILSQYNVGAQTRRTENQAWHDEDVLEVHPSDAELRGISDGDWLGISSRAGQTVLRARISDRMLPGVVYTTFHHPGSGANVITTDSSDWATNCPEYKVTAVQVEKVSQPSEWQQNFQAFEKLQHQLLKGDAATLASGNGAG from the coding sequence ATGTTGCAACATTTTGATCCCAGCAAAGACTACGGCACCCCGGCGCGCCTGTCCGAAACCCTGGTAACGCTGGAAATCGACGGCGTACAGGTCAGCGTACCCGAAGGCACCTCAGTGATGCGCGCGGCCTCCCTGCACGACATCAACATTCCCAAGCTCTGCGCGACGGACAACCTGGAAGCCTTCGGCTCCTGCCGTCTGTGCGCCGTGCAGATCGAAGGTCGCCGTGGTTACCCGGCTTCCTGCACGACACCGGCCGAAGCCGGCATGAAGGTCAGCACCCAGAACGGCAAGCTGGCCAAGCTGCGCCGCAATATCATGGAGCTGTACATCTCCGACCACCCGCTGGACTGCCTGACCTGCCCGGCCAACGGCGACTGCGAACTGCAGGACATGGCCGGTGCCGTGGGCCTGCGGGACGTGCGTTACGGCTTTGACGGTGAAAACCACCTGGACGCCGAGACCGACAGCTCCAACCCCTATTTCAGCTTCGATGCCAGCAAGTGCATCGTCTGCTCGCGCTGCGTGCGTGCCTGCGAAGACGTCCAGGGCACCTTCGCCCTGACCATCGAGGGCCGAGGCTTCGACTCCAAGGTCGCCGCCGGCCAGGGTGGCGACTTCATGAGTTCGGACTGCGTCTCCTGCGGCGCCTGCGTCCAGGCCTGCCCGACCTCCACCCTGATGGAAAAGAGCGTGATCGACGCCGGCCAGCCGGAACACAGCGTCGTCACCACCTGCGCCTACTGCGGTGTCGGCTGCTCCTTCAAGGCAGAAATGAAGGGTGACCAGGTGATCCGCATGGTGCCCTACAAGGGCGGTGATGCGAACCACGGTCATTCCTGCGTCAAGGGCCGTTTCGCCTTTGGTTACGCCACCCACGCCGACCGCATCAAGCAGCCGATGATCCGTGACTCCATCGACCAGCCCTGGCGCGAAGTCAGCTGGGAAGAGGCCATCGGCTTCGCCGCCCGTCGCCTGAAGGAAGTCCAGGGCAAGTACGGCCGCGAAAGCATCGGCGGCATTACGTCCTCGCGCTGCACCAACGAAGAAACCTACCTGGTGCAGAAACTGGTACGCGCAGGCTTTCGCAACAACAACACCGACACCTGTGCCCGTGTCTGCCACTCCCCCACCGGTTTTGGCTTGAAAGCCACCCTGGGCGAGTCCGCCGGCACCCAGACCTTCGACTCGGTGATGCAGTCCGATGTAATTATCGTGATCGGCGCCAACCCCACCGACGCCCACCCGGTGTTCGGCTCGCTGATGCGCAAGCGTCTGCGTGAAGGTGCCGAACTGATCGTGGCCGACCCGCGTAAAATCGATCTGCTGAAAACGCCGCACCTGAAGGATGCCCAGCACCTGCCGCTGCGCCCGGGTACCAACGTCGCCCTGATCAATGCCCTGGCCCACACCATCATTGACGAAGGCCTGGAAGACAGCGCCTTTATCGCCTCGCGTTGCGACGACAAGGGCTACCAGGCCTGGCGCAGTTTTATCAGCGATGTTCGCAACTCCCCCGAGCAGATGGAGTCCGTCACCGGCGTGGCCGCCGAGGCGGTACGCCGCGCGGCCCGCACCTATGCCAAGGCCCCCAACGGCGCCATCTACTACGGCCTGGGCGTGACCGAGCACAGCCAGGGTTCCACCATGGTCATGGGCATTGCCAACCTGGCGCTGGCCACCGGCAACATCGGCCGTGAAGGCGTGGGCGTCAACCCGCTGCGCGGCCAGAACAACGTCCAGGGTTCCTGCGACATGGGCTCCTTCCCCCATGAACTGCCGGGTTACCAGCACGTCTCCGACGACAGCGCCCGCGCCCGCTTTGAGCAGGTCTGGGGCGTGACCCTGGACGACGAGCCGGGCCTGCGCATTCCCAACATGTTCGACTCGGCCATCGCCGGCACCTTCAAGGCGCTTTACGTGCAGGGCGAAGACATCGCCCAGTCCGACCCCAACACGCACCACGTTGAGGCGGCACTCAAGTCGCTCGACTGCCTGATCGTGCAGGATATCTTCCTCAACGAAACGGCCAAGTTCGCCCATGTGCTGCTGCCGGGCTCCTCCTTCCTCGAGAAGAACGGCACCTTCACCAACGCGGAACGGCGCATCAACCGCGTGCGCAAGGTCATGCCCGCCATCGCCGGCAAGGAAGACTGGGAAGTGACCCAGGACCTGGCCAATGCGCTGGGCTACCCGATGAACTACAGCCACCCGTCCGAGATCATGGACGAGATCGCCAGCCTGACCCCGACCTTTACCGGCGTCAGCTACGATCGACTGGAAGAACTGGGCAGCATCCAGTGGCCCTGCAATGACCAGCACCCGGACGGCATGCCCACCATGCATGTCGAGGACTTCCCCATTGGCCGGGGCCAGTTCGCCATTACCGAGTACGTCGCTACCGAGGAGCGCACCAACCGTCGCTTCCCGCTGCTGCTGACCACCGGTCGCATCCTGTCGCAGTACAACGTGGGTGCCCAGACACGCCGTACCGAGAACCAGGCCTGGCACGACGAGGACGTACTGGAAGTGCATCCGTCGGACGCCGAACTGCGCGGTATTTCGGACGGCGACTGGCTGGGCATTTCCAGCCGTGCCGGCCAGACGGTACTGCGCGCCCGCATCAGCGATCGCATGCTGCCGGGCGTGGTGTACACCACCTTCCACCACCCGGGCAGTGGCGCCAACGTCATCACCACCGACAGCTCGGACTGGGCCACCAACTGCCCCGAGTACAAGGTGACCGCGGTGCAGGTCGAGAAGGTCAGCCAGCCGTCTGAATGGCAGCAGAACTTCCAGGCCTTCGAGAAGCTGCAGCACCAGCTGCTCAAGGGCGATGCCGCCACCCTTGCCAGCGGTAACGGAGCCGGCTGA
- the fdhD gene encoding formate dehydrogenase accessory sulfurtransferase FdhD, producing the protein MGSKAPGSREARVDIRMNAGATGSQAQQATDCIAEEVPVALVFNGISHAVMMASPSDLDDFALGFSLTEGILQHPDELYDIEVVQEARGISVQMQISAQRLAQLKQARRNLTGRTGCGLCGTESLEQAIRPIARVQAPKLSDQAIQRALADLQQHQPLQGLTGASHGAAWCNADGEILLAREDVGRHNALDKLIGALIKARLPLENGFALVSSRASYEMVQKSCSAGIGALVAVSAPTALAIEQAQQAGLMLVGFARPGRHVIYHPGNQGQPENTPHSLNPARAAS; encoded by the coding sequence ATGGGCAGCAAGGCCCCCGGCAGCCGCGAGGCCCGCGTCGACATTCGCATGAATGCAGGCGCCACCGGTAGCCAGGCACAGCAGGCCACGGACTGCATTGCCGAGGAAGTGCCGGTGGCGCTGGTCTTCAACGGCATATCCCATGCCGTCATGATGGCCAGCCCGTCGGACCTCGATGATTTTGCCCTGGGCTTCAGCCTGACCGAAGGCATCCTGCAACACCCCGATGAGCTCTACGACATCGAGGTTGTGCAGGAGGCCCGCGGCATCAGCGTGCAAATGCAGATCAGCGCCCAGCGCCTGGCCCAGCTCAAGCAGGCCCGGCGCAACCTGACCGGGCGCACCGGCTGTGGCCTCTGCGGTACTGAGTCGCTGGAACAGGCGATTCGGCCCATCGCCCGGGTACAGGCACCCAAACTGTCGGACCAGGCCATTCAGCGCGCCCTGGCGGATCTGCAGCAGCACCAGCCGCTGCAGGGCCTGACCGGGGCCAGCCACGGCGCCGCCTGGTGCAATGCTGACGGCGAGATTCTGCTGGCACGCGAAGACGTCGGGCGCCACAACGCGCTTGATAAACTGATCGGTGCCCTGATCAAGGCCAGACTGCCGCTGGAAAACGGCTTTGCGCTGGTATCCAGCCGGGCCAGCTACGAGATGGTGCAAAAAAGCTGCAGTGCCGGCATTGGCGCCCTGGTCGCCGTCTCGGCGCCCACGGCCCTGGCCATCGAACAGGCGCAGCAGGCAGGCCTCATGCTGGTGGGCTTTGCCCGCCCCGGCCGGCACGTGATCTACCATCCTGGCAACCAGGGTCAACCGGAAAACACCCCTCATTCGCTCAACCCCGCCCGCGCGGCGAGTTAA
- a CDS encoding formate dehydrogenase subunit delta, which translates to MNQLDTLIHMANQIADNNSHYGTQQEAAERVAAHLKKFWARSMKQQIIGYLQDDGSNLTPLARIAIEQMMTTLRPEPADLAG; encoded by the coding sequence ATGAACCAGCTCGATACCCTGATCCACATGGCGAACCAGATCGCCGACAACAACAGCCACTACGGCACCCAGCAAGAAGCCGCCGAGCGCGTGGCCGCGCACCTGAAGAAATTCTGGGCGCGCAGCATGAAGCAGCAGATCATCGGCTACCTGCAGGATGACGGCAGCAATCTCACCCCCCTGGCCCGGATTGCCATCGAGCAGATGATGACAACGCTGCGGCCTGAGCCGGCCGATCTTGCGGGCTAG
- a CDS encoding IclR family transcriptional regulator has protein sequence MAVQRREKGSAISRVMEIIEAVSRAERPLSPADLALQLDIPKPSVHRLLQQLEAEGYLQTNMRGLLVPADRLHGIALGVLYTSRFKALRQAILKKLAAEVGETCGIAIPDGTEMIYYDRVQTNWPLQIYLPVGSHTPVGCTASGKLYLSSLGETQRQRIIQQLVLEKRTRNTLTDPLELESTLLAVAANECGTDNEEFVDGMVAFAVPIKDASGRLMACLFTHAPILRKTLDELLEFEPLLRQAALELGDLVTDTPSAKNERLV, from the coding sequence ATGGCCGTTCAGCGCAGAGAAAAAGGTTCCGCCATCAGCCGGGTGATGGAGATCATCGAGGCGGTGTCTCGCGCCGAACGCCCCCTGAGTCCGGCCGATTTAGCCCTGCAACTGGATATTCCCAAGCCCAGTGTGCATCGCCTGTTGCAGCAACTCGAGGCCGAGGGCTACCTGCAAACCAACATGCGTGGTCTGCTGGTGCCCGCCGACCGGCTGCACGGCATCGCCCTGGGCGTGCTCTACACCAGCCGCTTCAAGGCCCTGCGCCAGGCGATCCTGAAAAAGCTGGCAGCCGAGGTCGGTGAAACCTGCGGTATCGCCATCCCGGATGGCACCGAGATGATCTATTACGACCGCGTCCAGACCAACTGGCCCTTGCAGATCTACTTGCCCGTCGGCAGCCATACGCCCGTAGGCTGCACCGCCAGCGGAAAACTGTACCTGAGCTCCCTGGGCGAGACTCAACGCCAGCGCATCATCCAGCAGCTTGTGCTGGAAAAGCGCACCCGTAACACCCTGACTGACCCACTGGAACTGGAATCGACCCTGCTAGCGGTGGCCGCGAATGAGTGCGGTACCGACAATGAAGAGTTCGTCGATGGCATGGTCGCCTTCGCCGTCCCGATCAAGGACGCAAGCGGCCGGCTGATGGCCTGCCTATTCACCCATGCCCCCATACTGCGCAAAACCCTGGATGAACTGCTGGAATTTGAACCCCTCTTGCGCCAGGCGGCGCTGGAACTGGGGGATCTGGTAACGGATACCCCGTCGGCCAAGAACGAACGGCTAGTGTAG
- a CDS encoding CoA-acylating methylmalonate-semialdehyde dehydrogenase, producing MNTVGHLINGEIITEGTRSQNVFNPATGDATKQVDLASKATVEQAIAAAQAAYPAWRNTPAIKRARIMFKFKELLEKHADQICQMIGEEHGKIGHDAAGELQRGIENVEYACGAPELLKGEHSKNVGPSIDSWSEFQPLGVVAGITPFNFPAMVPLWMYPMALVCGNCFILKPSERDPSSTLFIAQLLREAGLPDGVMNVVNGDKEAVDTLLHDKRIQAVSFVGSTPIAEYIYSTATANGKRCQALGGAKNHAIVMPDADMDNAVNQLLGAAFGSSGERCMALSVAVAVGDVAADALIAKMTAAMKKLKVGAHSDNSNDFGPVITRQHQEKVVGYINSAEEQGARVVVDGRNPEVQGYANGFFVGGTLIDNVTPEMVSYQEEIFGPVLQVVRVETMQQAMDLIDGHEYGNGTCIFTRDGEAARYFSDNIQVGMVGINVPLPVPVAYHSFGGWKRSLFGDLHAYGPDAVRFYTKRKTVTQRWPSAGVREGAEFSMPTMK from the coding sequence ATGAACACCGTCGGACATCTGATCAACGGCGAAATCATCACCGAAGGCACCCGCAGCCAGAACGTCTTCAACCCCGCCACCGGGGACGCCACCAAGCAGGTCGACCTGGCGTCCAAAGCCACCGTGGAACAGGCCATCGCTGCCGCCCAAGCGGCGTATCCGGCCTGGCGCAACACCCCGGCCATCAAGCGCGCGCGGATCATGTTCAAGTTCAAGGAACTGCTGGAAAAACACGCCGATCAGATCTGTCAGATGATCGGTGAAGAGCACGGCAAGATCGGCCACGATGCCGCCGGCGAGCTGCAGCGCGGCATCGAAAACGTCGAGTATGCCTGCGGTGCGCCGGAGTTGCTCAAGGGCGAGCACAGCAAGAACGTCGGCCCCAGTATCGACTCCTGGAGCGAGTTTCAGCCGCTGGGTGTCGTGGCCGGCATCACGCCGTTCAACTTCCCGGCAATGGTACCGCTATGGATGTACCCCATGGCCCTGGTGTGCGGTAACTGCTTTATTCTCAAGCCGTCCGAGCGCGATCCCAGCTCCACCCTGTTCATCGCCCAGCTGCTGCGCGAAGCCGGTCTGCCCGATGGCGTGATGAACGTCGTCAACGGTGACAAAGAAGCCGTTGACACGCTGCTGCACGATAAGCGCATCCAGGCGGTCAGCTTCGTCGGTTCGACCCCGATTGCCGAATACATCTACAGCACCGCCACTGCCAACGGCAAGCGCTGCCAGGCGCTCGGTGGCGCCAAGAACCACGCCATCGTCATGCCGGATGCCGATATGGACAATGCCGTCAACCAGCTGCTCGGAGCGGCCTTCGGGTCATCCGGTGAGCGTTGCATGGCGCTGTCGGTGGCGGTTGCCGTGGGTGATGTCGCCGCTGATGCGCTGATCGCCAAGATGACCGCAGCGATGAAAAAGCTGAAAGTCGGGGCGCATAGCGACAACAGCAACGACTTCGGTCCGGTGATCACCCGGCAACACCAGGAAAAGGTGGTCGGCTACATCAACAGCGCCGAAGAACAGGGCGCCCGGGTGGTGGTCGATGGCCGCAACCCCGAAGTGCAAGGGTACGCCAATGGCTTCTTCGTCGGCGGCACCCTGATCGACAACGTGACCCCGGAGATGGTGAGCTACCAGGAAGAAATCTTTGGCCCGGTGCTGCAGGTGGTGCGCGTGGAAACCATGCAGCAAGCGATGGACCTGATCGACGGCCATGAGTACGGCAACGGCACCTGCATCTTTACCCGCGACGGTGAAGCGGCCCGCTACTTCAGTGACAATATCCAGGTGGGTATGGTCGGCATCAACGTGCCGCTGCCGGTGCCCGTGGCCTACCACAGCTTTGGTGGCTGGAAGCGCTCGCTGTTCGGCGACCTGCATGCTTACGGCCCCGACGCCGTGCGTTTCTACACCAAGCGCAAAACAGTCACCCAGCGCTGGCCTTCGGCCGGTGTGCGTGAAGGCGCTGAGTTCTCCATGCCCACCATGAAGTAA